The genomic window TCGCGGTCTCTTGGCGGGATCACTCCGACGGGCGGCTGCGTTGGCGTTGGTTGTTGCTTGGCGGGTGCCGCATGCGGATCGCGTTCTGTGACCGCTTTGCCGCGACTTTTGGCGGCGGTTTTGTTGGGCGATGACGGTCGCGCGGGTTCCAGGTCGGTGATGGGACGACGCTTGGACGCGGGGCGGCGGTGCGGGGTGGCTGACATCCGCGTGTCTACGCCTTGGCCTCAGCGGCACGCATCGTTTTGGCGGCTTCTTGCCGAGCCAGCAAATTCTTCTGGTATCTGCCTTGAACCACGTCGACCACGATCAAAATCGCGAGCACAAAATAGAAGGTGCTCTTGGCCATCGGGTGAACTTCGTGACCGAACAGCGAAACGTGAGCCAGGTGCCCGCCTTCGCTAACCAGCATCACGCCGACGATGAACAGCACGAACAGTCCCAGCACTTCATACATCCGGTTCTTTTTCAAAAACTCCGAAACCTTGTCGGCCAAAAAGATCATCAGTGCACCACTGATGACGATGGCGGTGGCCATGATCCAGAAGTTCTTGGTCAGTGCCATCGCGCTGAGAATCGAGTCGAACGAGAAGACCAGGTTCATCAGCACGATCAGTCCGATGGTCTTGCCAACACTGGCTTTGGGGGTGTCCTCGGAGTGGCCGAGTTCCGGTTCGGCGAGCAGGTGGTAAATCTCTTTCAGTGCGGTCCACAGAATGAACGCACCTCCAAACAGAACGATCAGGCTGTGGCCGCTGATCGCACCATCGATGTAGCCGTTGTGGAATTCGACGAACGGTTCCTCCAAGAGTGCGATGACTTTCACGACGACGAATAGCAGCACGATCCGCAGGATGACCGCCAATCCGATGCCCAGTTTGCGGACCATCGACTGTTTGTCTTGTTCGACCCGTTTGCTTTCGATTGAGATGTAAAGCAGGTTGTCGAACCCAAGAACGGCTTGAAGCAGCACGAGCATCCCGAGCGTGAACAAGCCGGAGATTGAAAACAGTTCAGCCATGGCGACGAGATT from Rhodopirellula halodulae includes these protein-coding regions:
- a CDS encoding TerC family protein, yielding MAELFSISGLFTLGMLVLLQAVLGFDNLLYISIESKRVEQDKQSMVRKLGIGLAVILRIVLLFVVVKVIALLEEPFVEFHNGYIDGAISGHSLIVLFGGAFILWTALKEIYHLLAEPELGHSEDTPKASVGKTIGLIVLMNLVFSFDSILSAMALTKNFWIMATAIVISGALMIFLADKVSEFLKKNRMYEVLGLFVLFIVGVMLVSEGGHLAHVSLFGHEVHPMAKSTFYFVLAILIVVDVVQGRYQKNLLARQEAAKTMRAAEAKA